The proteins below are encoded in one region of Dama dama isolate Ldn47 chromosome 21, ASM3311817v1, whole genome shotgun sequence:
- the LOC133042481 gene encoding lymphocyte antigen 6H, translated as MLPAAMKGLGLVLLAALLCSAPAHGLWCQDCTLTTNSSHCTPKQCHPSDTVCATVWITDPSSSRKDHSVNKMCASSCDFVKRHFFSDYLMGFINSGILKVDVDCCKKDLCNGVAQAGRSPWALAGGLLLSLGPALLWAGP; from the exons ATgttgcctgcagccatgaagggCCTCGGCCTGGTGCTGCTGGCCGCTCTGCTGTGCTCGGCCCCCG CTCACGGCCTGTGGTGCCAGGACTGCACACTGACCACCAACTCCAGCCACTGCACTCCCAAGCAGTGCCATCCGTCGGACACGGTGTGTGCCACTGTCTGGATCACAGACCCCAGCAGCA GCAGGAAGGATCATTCCGTGAACAAGATGTGTGCCTCATCCTGTGACTTTGTGAAGCGGCACTTTTTCTCAGACTATCTGATGGGCTTCATTAACTCTGGGATCTTGAAAGTGGACGTGGACTGCTGCAAGAAGGATTTGTGCAATGGGGTGGCACAGGCGGGGCGCAGCCCCTGGGCCCTGGCCGGGGGGCTCCTGCTCAGCCTGGGGCCTGCCCTCCTCTGGGCTGGACCCTGA
- the GPIHBP1 gene encoding glycosylphosphatidylinositol-anchored high density lipoprotein-binding protein 1 isoform X1: MKALAAVLLALLWCGQQGRGRAQEDEDDDPDTGREGYDDEEDEEEEEAGAPAGSRGSGPQCYACQSLHKGESCRQVQSCVLPRTCKAIVSSWNAESGPQTTYSGWCADTCHPTSRTVEGSLTTISCCQSSLCNTPPWQDPQGRGAGGPRGSLATVAATLLLSLLASLQAMAL; the protein is encoded by the exons ATGAAGGCGCTGGCAGCCGTCCTGCTGGCCCTGCTGTGGTGCGGGCAGCAAG GGAGAGGGCGGGCGCAGGAGGACGAGGATGATGACCCGGACACTGGGCGCGAAGGCTACGACGATGAGGAGgacgaggaggaagaggaggccgGCGCGCCTGCGGGCAGCAGGGGCTCAG GGCCGCAGTGCTACGCGTGCCAGTCCCTGCACAAGGGGGAGAGCTGCCGGCAGGTGCAGAGCTGCGTGCTCCCCAGGACGTGCAAAGCCATTGTCTCCTCCTGGAACGCTG AGTCAGGTCCCCAGACCACCTACTCGGGGTGGTGTGCAGACACGTGTCATCCCACCAGCAGGACTGTGGAAGGATCCCTGACGACCATATCCTGCTGCCAGTCCAGCCTGTGCAACACCCCACCCTGGCAGGACCCCCAGGGGAGAGGGGCAGGCGGCCCCCGGGGGAGCCTTGCAACTGTGGCCGCCACCCTCCTGCTCAGCCTCCTGGCCAGCCTTCAGGCAATGGCACTCTGA
- the GPIHBP1 gene encoding glycosylphosphatidylinositol-anchored high density lipoprotein-binding protein 1 isoform X3 produces MKALAAVLLALLWCGQQGRGRAQEDEDDDPDTGREGYDDEEDEEEEEAGAPAGSRGSAEPTRPPRAAVLRVPVPAQGGELPAGAELRAPQDVQSHCLLLERWTVEGSLTTISCCQSSLCNTPPWQDPQGRGAGGPRGSLATVAATLLLSLLASLQAMAL; encoded by the exons ATGAAGGCGCTGGCAGCCGTCCTGCTGGCCCTGCTGTGGTGCGGGCAGCAAG GGAGAGGGCGGGCGCAGGAGGACGAGGATGATGACCCGGACACTGGGCGCGAAGGCTACGACGATGAGGAGgacgaggaggaagaggaggccgGCGCGCCTGCGGGCAGCAGGGGCTCAG CTGAGCCCACCCGGCCCCCCAGGGCCGCAGTGCTACGCGTGCCAGTCCCTGCACAAGGGGGAGAGCTGCCGGCAGGTGCAGAGCTGCGTGCTCCCCAGGACGTGCAAAGCCATTGTCTCCTCCTGGAACGCTG GACTGTGGAAGGATCCCTGACGACCATATCCTGCTGCCAGTCCAGCCTGTGCAACACCCCACCCTGGCAGGACCCCCAGGGGAGAGGGGCAGGCGGCCCCCGGGGGAGCCTTGCAACTGTGGCCGCCACCCTCCTGCTCAGCCTCCTGGCCAGCCTTCAGGCAATGGCACTCTGA
- the GPIHBP1 gene encoding glycosylphosphatidylinositol-anchored high density lipoprotein-binding protein 1 isoform X2, whose amino-acid sequence MKALAAVLLALLWCGQQGRGRAQEDEDDDPDTGREGYDDEEDEEEEEAGAPAGSRGSAEPTRPPRAAVLRVPVPAQGGELPAGAELRAPQDVQSHCLLLERCRTVEGSLTTISCCQSSLCNTPPWQDPQGRGAGGPRGSLATVAATLLLSLLASLQAMAL is encoded by the exons ATGAAGGCGCTGGCAGCCGTCCTGCTGGCCCTGCTGTGGTGCGGGCAGCAAG GGAGAGGGCGGGCGCAGGAGGACGAGGATGATGACCCGGACACTGGGCGCGAAGGCTACGACGATGAGGAGgacgaggaggaagaggaggccgGCGCGCCTGCGGGCAGCAGGGGCTCAG CTGAGCCCACCCGGCCCCCCAGGGCCGCAGTGCTACGCGTGCCAGTCCCTGCACAAGGGGGAGAGCTGCCGGCAGGTGCAGAGCTGCGTGCTCCCCAGGACGTGCAAAGCCATTGTCTCCTCCTGGAACGCTG CAGGACTGTGGAAGGATCCCTGACGACCATATCCTGCTGCCAGTCCAGCCTGTGCAACACCCCACCCTGGCAGGACCCCCAGGGGAGAGGGGCAGGCGGCCCCCGGGGGAGCCTTGCAACTGTGGCCGCCACCCTCCTGCTCAGCCTCCTGGCCAGCCTTCAGGCAATGGCACTCTGA